The DNA sequence ttccttccttccttccttccttccttccttccttccttccttccttccttccttccttccttccttccttccttccttccttccttccttccttccttccttccttccttccttccttccttccttccttccttccttccttccttccttccttccttccttccttccttccttccttccttccttccttccttccttccttccttccttccttccttcccttttcccttcttttcccttttggaaTCGTTCACTGCAGTGAATTCAGAGCACACCAGGAGCTGGGCCAACGGTGAGGATTAAATTCCACGTGTGgttcccttctcctcctgaaGAATTCCCACAGACTCAGCCGGGTCGCCCTCAGGTTTTCAGCTGCAAAAACCGAATGTGTTTTCCTGAGAGTTtccacacaaaaaaatctcatttttaccCTTCAGAATAGGtgaggaaaggggggaaaaggagcagagcttttccagcccagGAACCCCACTCTGAGCCATCAGCCTGTGTGGAGCTAATTCCCAATTTCTAATTTAAGgattattatcattattattattaaaagatTAAAGCCTGCAGCAGCGAGATTTCACACCAGGGCTGCATTCCCAGAAAGGCCTCAAACAGGCAGGGCTTGAAATGAGCCAGAGCTTGGGGCTGTTCTGTGGTGGGGGTCCCACCTTAAAGGGATTTCTTGGGTCGTGGGAACAGGACTGAGCCCAGTGGGCACCATGACCCCTCCTCAGCCATGGCACAAACCCACAGCTTTTGGGGTTGCCAAATTCCCGCAGATTTGGGGGTTTCCTAAAGCCCCTCACCTTTTGGGGATTCCCAGATTCCCGCAGCTTTTGGGACACGCTGTTCCCATCCCAAAGAGAGCCCCAGGGTTTTTCTGGGGGGTGGCACAGAAAAAGGGGGTGAGGGGGGTTGGCACCTCCCTTGGCACGCTGTGCtggagggcacagagccctgttTGAACCAGCCTTGGTGACAAAAACCACCAGAATCGGGACAAGAGGCCAAGTGCCCCGGTAGGGGCACAGAAGGGACTCTTGGGGGGTCACTCCTGCCAAATTCACAGAGAGGGGGGGGACAAATTCCCAGGCCCCCCATTAAACCAGGGGGGTCCCGGGGCACAGCCGGGGTGGGAGGAGGCGCTGGGGGCTTCTTCCCCCGAACCCCGCACCGGGATTTGCTCCGGGAGGGGGAACACAGGGGGTAAATAAGGGCGGGGAGGGCAGAATGGGGGTCCCTCAAGAGTTCAGGGGGGTCCTGACCCTTCCTGACCGGTGAAACCGGGGGGTCCAGGGGCACCACCGGGCGTGCGGGAAGGCGCTGGGGTTGCTCACCCAGCTTCCTCCCGCTCCGCCACCGCCGGGATCGGCTtgccggggccggggggagcgggggggaAGCGGGAAGCGGGCAGGGAGGCAGCGCAGGAAGGCGGCAGCCCCGCGGGCGGTGCGGCGGGGCGGCTGCcgccggcgggcggcggcggggcggggtTTTCCCATGGAGCCGGGAGCGCTCCGGCACGTGCTCCGACGGGAGAACGggggggtggtggtggagaGGAgcaatgggaatggggatgggaatgggaacgaACGGGGGGGAGCGCGCTGGGAACGGGGGGAACCGGGGGGGGAACCGTGAGGGAGAGCGCGAGCCGCGGCCGTGATTGACAGCGGCGCCCCCGCCAGCCAATGGGAGCGCAGAGCGCCCGCGCGGCCGCCCGCACCCCCCGCCCATTGGCCGCCCGCCGGCCGCGGCCTCGCGTGCCGCGCCagccgccgccaccgccgccgcccccgggccgGGTGTCACAGGgcgggcgggcagggcaggcGGCGAGCGGGGccagcgcggcggcggcggcggcggcggtgccGGGGCCAGCCCCGCCCGCGCTCTGCCCTCACACTCcaccccccccctcccctcacACACACGCAGCGCTCCCCCCGCCTTCCTCACCCCACGTGGCCGCGCTGAGGGGAGGGGGCGTTCCCCGCGCGCGTgacggggcggggcggggcttCCCGCCCCGctcggggcagggaggggggccTGGAAAACGGAGGGGGGTGAGGAGCGGACCAATAGGAGCGCGGGACGCGCGGGCGCCGGGCGCGGGCCGGGCGCTGATTGGCTGCGCGCGAGTGTGGgaacggcggcggcggcgggttCACACGAAtgggcgccgccgccgccgccgccgggctaTAAAAGGGCgcgggcgaggggcgggggGCGCCGCCGCCTCacgccccgcgcccgccgcacgcgccccgcgcccgccgccgcaCGCGCTCGCTTCGCCCCCTCCggttcctttttttctgcccGCCTACCGCTCCCCCGGTTCGTGCCGCTCTCCCCGCCGTTCACTTCCTTCCCGTTCGCTGCACCGTACCTCAGCCATGCCCGCCGACACGGGCATGGAGAAACCGACCGCCTCGCCCATCGCCGGCGCGCCCGCCAGCGCCAGCCACACGCCGGACAAGCCGCGGAGCGCCAGCGAGCACCGGAAGGtaaatggaggaggaggaggaggaggagggtgccGGTCGGGGCGCAGCAACGGTGGCGGCGGAGCTGGATGGCGGCAAGCCCGCGGCCGTGCTGAGGTCGGTGATGGTCGGGGATGTCGGtcgggggcggcgcgggggtcccggggctgTGCGGGGGGCGCTGACCGGCTCCGCTCTGCCCGCAGTCCTCCAAGCCCATCATGGAGAAGCGGCGCCGGGCGCGGATCAATGagagcctggggcagctcaAGACGCTCATCCTGGACGCGCTCAAGAAGGACGTAAGTGGGGctgcggggacaccgggggggaCAGCGGGCGGTGTCCGGGCGCGGGCAGCCCTGAGCGAGCCGCTGTTGTCCCGCAGAGCTCGCGGCACTCCAAGCTGGAGAAGGCGGACATCCTGGAGATGACCGTCAAGCACCTGCGGAACCTGCAGCGGGCGCAGATGACCGGTGAGTGCCGGCACCGGGGGCACCGGGATCCGGACCGGGCATCGGGATCGGGGTCTGCACCGGCAGCTGAGGACAAGGGATCGGGGATGGGGATCGGGAACCGGGGACACAGAATGGGGACGGGGATCCGGTCCGAAGGCAGGGCACCGGGAACGGGGATCTGCACCAGTGCCTGGGGATTTGAGAATGAGAGAACGGGAGCTAGCGACCGGGAAGGGGCTCCTTACCGGGAACCGGGCTCCAGaaccggggctggggacagggaaccGGGCTCCAGACCAGGGGTTAAGGACAGAGCACCGGGAACCGGGCTGCACACCGGGATTAGGGACAGAGAACCGGGCGCTGGGGACAGGGTACCGGTACTCTGGACCTGCCACTCACCTGCCGCCCCCTCTTCCCCCCCTGCCAGCCGCGCTCAGCGCCGACCCCACCGTCCTGGGCAAGTACCGGGCCGGCTTCAACGAGTGCATGAACGAGGTGACCCGGTTCCTGTCCACCTGCGAAGGGGTCAACGCGGACGTGCGCACGCGGCTCCTGAGCCACCTCTCGGCGTGCCTGGGCCAGATCGTGGCCATGAACtacccccctcctcctcctccgcctcctccGCCCGCCCAGCCCGCACATCTGGCGCAGCAGCCGCTGCACGTCCAGCTGCCCCCGGGCGCCGCCGGAGCCGTGCCCGTGCCCTGCAAGCTGAACCCCGCCGAGGCGCTGTCCCCCAAGGTCTACGGCGGTTTCCAGCTCGTTCCGGCCACCGACGGCCAGTTCGCCTTCCTCATCCCCAACCCGGCCTTCCCGCCCAGCTCCGGACCGGTTATTCCTCTCTATGCCAACGCCAACGTGCCGgtggcggcgggcggcggctcGGGGAACGCGGCCGCCACCCCCTCGGCGTCGCCGGTGCAAGGTTTGACATCATTTGGGGGCAGCATCGGGCCAGCGTCGCAGGCCGGGAGTCCCGTTGGAGAGCGCAGTGAATCCGTGTGGAGACCCTGGTGACTTCCTCCGAGTCATTCCCGTCTCCAGAAACAACGACAAAATAACAACGAACTCTCGTTGGCTCCGTTGTATGGAGCCCTTGTTAtgtcttggggttttttaaagcagatttaaagcagaaaggaagaaaaggaccTCGCTATGAACGtgctatttattatttttagagGTTGGGATCTCgacttgtatttttaaactcctttaaaatgcctttatttgagatactttttttaaagaaacgaacaaaagaaaaaaataaatgagaaatagTTTTGTAACGAATATTCAAAAAGTTATAATGCCAAAGTTGTTTGTATCCCGTTGGTCTGTGGGTGTGTGCGTGCCTGTGTCGAAGACTTCCAAAAAcgaaaagagaaaaaaaatgcaggtgtTTCAATAAAGGAACTctttgaaatagatttttttccccaccatttcattttgtttgagAGTGGGCAAGGACAAGCTCAAAAAATTTGAATAGGACTGGACTTCATGGCTTTATTTAAGGATATTTGGAAGGGATTTGGGTAAGAAATTGGGGGGGAAAGCGATGGGGCTGAGGTGGGAATGTTAAATATCCCCTGAGTTTTGCAGCCACGAGAAGGATTCCTAAAAAAaactgctgctggaagctgagCAACCACCTCGAGCCCGCAACCtgctcccaaaatccccaaatctcCGCCGCTTTTCCGCCTctggggtggggatgggctgCACAGAAGTTGCTCCGGGCCCACAAAAGCGGCGAGAGAGCCCGTCCCTATTGTCAGGAGGGTAATTAGGAGGTATAAAGGGTCTCATCGAGTATGCAGCGGGCTCTTTGGCAGCTCGGGAGCCCTATTGAAGCGCCTGGGAACTCGGAGCTGAGGGTTAatgtgtgtctttttttttccccggcGCTCTCATTGACAGGGCCAGATAGACTCTGATACTCAATGCTGTTGTAAATTCAATTGCCTGGCCTCACAATGCCCACCTCATAAAAGAGAATAACTCGGGGTTGTGGCTTTTTCTTTGCCGCTGAGCAGGGGGACTGAGGAAAAGACAGTTTTGCCACCCATTCTGACTCACCCCCGGCACTTGAATCGTGGCCAAGTGGAAGCAATTGCAGCCTCTCGCACACGGAGAATGAGCCACTTCCAATTGTCACCAATTAAAAAGGGCCGCGCCGCGCAGAAAAAGCCATTAGGGGAACGCTCGGGGTGCCAGGCCGAGCTTTGTGCGCTCTGCCCCGACTTTGGGAGCGGGGGCTGTCCTGGAATCCGCGGCACAAACGCCGGGAGCTGCGGTGGGAGCGCCAGAGGCGGCATCTCCCACCTTGCCCGGGGCTCTGTGGGGTCCTGATTTCCCTGATCCCCCTTTCCCGGGGCTCTGTGGGGTCCTCATTTCCCCAATCCCCCTTTCCCGGGGCTCTGTGGGGTCCTCATTTCCCCAATCCCCCTTTCccggggctctgtgggatcctCATTTCCCCGATTCCCCTTTCCCGGGGCTCTATGGGATCCTCATTTCCCCAATCCCCCTTTCCCGGGGCTCTATGGGATCCTCATTTCCCCAATCCCCCTTTCCCGGGGCTCTGTAGGGTCCTGATTTTGCCAATCCCCctttcctggggctctgtgggatcctCATTTCCCCCATCCCTCTTTCCTGGGGCTCTATGGGATCCTCATTTCCCCAATCCCCCTTTCCCGGGGCTCTGTGGGGTCCTGATTTCCCCCCTTCCAGGACCCTGGGGATTGTCCTGGTGGgtgggcagcaccagcagcgTTTCCCAGCTCAGAGAATGAGCTGAGATTTGCAGAGCATCCAACGGCACAAACCcaggcatttttttttattttttatcttttttttttttttttaaagagcagaaATGCAATTCCATCCTTCAAGGTCTGCTCCCATTAACAACCAGGGCTGCGGCTTCTGTGAGCACAGGGCCTGTGGCTGTGTGCGCCGGGGGTATAAAAAAGCAGATTATCGGCTCCTGAAGGCTTTTTACAGCTTCCTGATGGCTCAGGCGCGGCTCGATaaaggagcaggggctgctcggAGCCTGGTACCGATCCAGGCCGGCAATTCCTGCGCACCAATCGATCAGTCTGAGAGCCCTCCATCAGCGGGCACAAGCAGGGATCCATCTGAATCAGGAGGTTCCCAGGAGGTTTCGTTATGCAATCACAGACATAAAATCGTGTTACGGCAATTCTGCTCCatcccccacagccctgcccctcctctcccGTCTGAGGGAGGCTCGCAGGAGCAGATGAAAGCCCGGCTGTCGCCTGCCTGC is a window from the Molothrus ater isolate BHLD 08-10-18 breed brown headed cowbird chromosome 23, BPBGC_Mater_1.1, whole genome shotgun sequence genome containing:
- the HES4 gene encoding transcription factor HES-4 isoform X1, with product MPADTGMEKPTASPIAGAPASASHTPDKPRSASEHRKVNGGGGGGGGCRSGRSNGGGGAGWRQARGRAESSKPIMEKRRRARINESLGQLKTLILDALKKDSSRHSKLEKADILEMTVKHLRNLQRAQMTAALSADPTVLGKYRAGFNECMNEVTRFLSTCEGVNADVRTRLLSHLSACLGQIVAMNYPPPPPPPPPPAQPAHLAQQPLHVQLPPGAAGAVPVPCKLNPAEALSPKVYGGFQLVPATDGQFAFLIPNPAFPPSSGPVIPLYANANVPVAAGGGSGNAAATPSASPVQGLTSFGGSIGPASQAGSPVGERSESVWRPW
- the HES4 gene encoding transcription factor HES-4 isoform X2; translated protein: MPADTGMEKPTASPIAGAPASASHTPDKPRSASEHRKSSKPIMEKRRRARINESLGQLKTLILDALKKDSSRHSKLEKADILEMTVKHLRNLQRAQMTAALSADPTVLGKYRAGFNECMNEVTRFLSTCEGVNADVRTRLLSHLSACLGQIVAMNYPPPPPPPPPPAQPAHLAQQPLHVQLPPGAAGAVPVPCKLNPAEALSPKVYGGFQLVPATDGQFAFLIPNPAFPPSSGPVIPLYANANVPVAAGGGSGNAAATPSASPVQGLTSFGGSIGPASQAGSPVGERSESVWRPW